Genomic DNA from Thermosipho ferrireducens:
ATTCTGGAAAGCTATTAATAAAGTTGAACGTTCGTTCATTCGCACCGAAGCTGATGAAGTTACATATAATCTTCATATAATGCTAAGATTCGAAATTGAAGAGGCTTTAATAAACAATAAAATATCCGTAAAAGATTTACCCGTTATCTGGAATGAAAAAATGAAAGAATACATAGGTGTTATACCTGAAAAAGAAAGCGATGGGGTACTACAGGACGTTCATTGGTCTCACGGTTCATTTGGTTACTTCCCTTCATATATGTTGGGAAATCTATACGCAGCACAGTTTTATCATACTATGACAAAAGACATTTCCGATTTCGACGAAAGGATACTACAGGGAGATTTTAAAAGCATTTTAAACTGGTTGCGCGAGAAAATTCATTCAAAAGGGAAAATCTATGAACCTCTCGAACTTCTTAAAAATGTTACAGGTGAAGATTTAAATCCTGAATATTACGCAAATTATATAACTAAAAAATTCACAATGATATACAATCTATAAAGAACGTTGGCTTAATCATTAAATAGCCCGCGTTGCGGGCTATTTTTGTAAAAATTATAAGGATAAGATTCCTCGCCTTCTCGCTTCTCGGAATGACATGAAAATAGTGTGTCATTCCAAACAAATGTGAGGAGGATGTCATCCTGAGGAACGAAGTGACAAAGGATCTTATTTTACTAATCTCGCTAACTCTCGCCAATCTCGCCAATTATTATCTCTAAAATTCACAAAATGATATAATTAAAAAAGAGCGAAAAGTACTTTTTCAAAAGGAGAGAAAATTAAATGAAAATTCTTGGACATTCTTTTGAAGATGGAAAAATTACTTTTGAAGCAGAAAATTTTGTGATTAGATTAAAAGTAAAAAAAATACCGGAAGGTTACATTATAAGCGGTGAGATAAAGGGAAAGCCTAAAAGAGTTGAAATATTTCGCACAGAAATGCCTGAAATTTTTTTCATAAACAACTGGCAATCCTGGGGACCTGCAAAAAAAATGAAAAGAGGTGAAAAACTTAAAATTCCAGAAAAAATTTTAGAAAACTTTGGTTATGGATTTAATCCAAACCCTCATCTTTTTGAACAAAACGTTGTCAGTGACTACTTTTACGGAGAAAAAAAACTTGTAGTTGGCTTTTTAAGTTCTAAATATGCACATCCGTTTTTTCTATTCGATGGTCATGAAGTTGTTGGATATCTTGATTATTTTGAAGCAACCTATGAAGATTTCATACCTTTAGAACCGTTAATAATTCTCCATGGCAATTTAGATGATCTTTTACCTGTATACGCAGAATATGTGAAACTGAAAAACAATCTTCAAATAACAAAAAGAAATCCTGTTGGCTGGTCAAGCTGGTATCAGTACTTTTCAAAATTAACTTGGGAAGATATCCTTAAAAATCTTGGACTTGCAAAGGAATATCTTTATGAAGTCTTTCAGATAGATGATTCCTGGGAAATAGACATAGGTGACTGGCAGCCTAACGAAAAATTCCCTCCGCTGGAAGAAATGGCAAAAACCATTAGAAAGCATGGATTTATCCCGGGAATCTGGATCGCTCCTTTTAGTGTTTCTGAAACATCTTTGTTAGCTAAAAACCATAAAGATTGGCTTGTGAAAGACGAAAATGATAGCCCATTACTCGCTTATAGAAACTGGAATAAAAATATATACGCTCTTGATATAACAAATGAAGAAGCAGCAAAGTGGCTTAAAAACATATTTAAAAGACTAAAAGATGCAGGATTTGAATACTTTAAAATAGACTTTCTCTTTGCAGGAGCAATTCCTGGAAAAAGGCACCTGAACATTTCCCCAATAGAAGCTTATCGCTTAGGACTCAAGTTTATTAGAGAGGTTGTTGAAGATTCTTTTATTCTTGGATGTGGCGCTCCTTTACTTCCATCTGTAGGGTTGGTAGATGGAATGAGGATAGGGCCAGACACTGCACCTTATTACAATCCGGAAACCCCTGGCGCCTTTATTCCCAACGCTTTCTATGCTCTTAGAAACACTATTACAAGATATTATATGAATGGTAAGTGGTGGTGGAATGATCCAGATTGTCTCCTCTTAAGAAATATAGATACAGAATTAAATCTATGGGAAAAGAAAGCGTACGCTTTTGTTTCTGGTATGCTTAACAACATGATTATTCAAAGCGACGATTTATCATTGTCCATAGAAAGATATCTATTAGATAGCGCATTAAAGCTTAGAGGAGGCCGGGCGTTTGTTAAAGGATTAATGGAAGAAGTTTATGAAATATTTGCAGAAGGCACAGGTATTGGAAATGTTAAATTGAGAATTAACCTTAAAAAAGAAAGATCAGAGTTATCAGTTGATGAAAAATCTATAAAACTCTTAAAGCAAGTAAAAACAAAGGGTGATGGAAGAAAATTCAATTATTATCAGCAAAAAGGTGATGATAAAGATGCTTGAATTGAGGTATAATCCTTTAACTGACGAATGGATTATTGTTTCTGCTTTTACTCAAAAAAGACCTACCAGGCCAAAAACGACTGAATGCCCTATTTGCCCAGGAGGGGTAGAATTTCCTGGTACTTATGATCTTGTATCTTTTGACAATAAGTATCCTTCATTACAATTAAATCCACCTAACGTAGTTTCCGAATCTCCCATTTTAAAAAGGAAACCTGCAAAAGGGAATTGTGAGGTAATTGTTTATACATCGAATCACCAATCATCACTTTCAGAAATGCCTTTACTTCAAATAGAAAAACTCATAGAAATGTGGGTAGATCGAACTCGCGACTTGATGCAATATAACTTTGTAAAATATATTTTTATATTTGAAAATAGAGGCCAGGAAGTTGGTGCATCACTTGAACATCCTCATGGTCAACTTTACGCGTTTCCTTTTATACCAATCAGAATTTCCAGAAAATTAGATGCTTTTGAAAAAGGTTACGAAGAACACAAAAAGTGCGTAATATGTAAAATCCTGGAAGAGGAATTATCAAAAAAAGAGAGAATAGTGTATGAAAATGAAACAATGATAACAATCGTACCATTTTATGCTCGCTTTCCATATGAAGTACATATTTATCCTAAAAGACATGTTGATTCCTTCCTGTACCTTTCTGGCCAGGAAAAAAAAGATTTAGCAAAAGCCTTGAAAATAATTACTATGAAGTATGATAGGTTATTTAACATACCCTTTCCATACATGATGATGTTTTTCCAGAGCCCTGTAAATACAAAAGATTTTTCCCGGATCTTCCATTTTCATGTAGAATTTAATCCGCCCAAAAGGGATAAAAACAAAATTAAATGGATGGCAAGTGTTGAAACTGGAACGTGGACATTCATAAATCCCAAAATTCCAGAAGAAGCTGCACAAGAACTCAGGAATATTAAAGTTGAGGTGAAATAAATGATCAAAGTTAGAGCCCCTGGACGAGTAAATATAATAGGAGAACATACAGACTATAATGGAGGATTTGTATTACCATTTGCAATTAATAAGTACGTAAATGTTGAAGTAAAGGCGAGTAATTTGTATAGATTTATTTCCAAAAACATGGAACCCACAGTTGAAACCAAAAAATTAACACGCACAAATACCTGGGCAGATTATATAATTGGTATTTTAAACATCATATCTGAAACGTATAAAATTGATTTTGTTGAATTTGTTATATCTTCAGATCTACCTGCAGGCGCAGGGCTTTCAAGTTCTGCGGCTCTGGAAGTAGCAACTGCGTATGCTATTTCAAAACTATTTTCTTTAAATCTAACAAAAAAAGAAATAGCACTTATTGCTTATAGGGCTGAAAATGAATTTGTTGGGACAAAATGTGGAATAATGGATCAATATACTGTGGCTCTTTCAAAAAAAGACCACGCGTTATTTATAGATACCCAGATCAAAAATTATAAATACATACCTCTTCAAATTAATCCATATAGATTTTACATAATAAACTCGGGAATTAAACACAAGCTCAGCAATTCCGAATATAATCGCAGAAGAGAAGAATGTGAAACAGCGCTGAAAATATTGAAAAAAGCAAATTTCAGAGAAATAACATTTAATGACCTTAAAAAGTTGCAGGGAATCTATAAAAAAAGAGTTCAACATGTATTAGAAGAAAACGATAGAGTTTTAAAAACAATAAATGCTTTAAAAGCAGGAAAATCTCTTGAAATAGGAAAATATTTATATGATTCTCACAAAAGTCTAAAAGAACTTTATGAAGTTTCATGCGAGGAAATAGACTTTATAGTGGAATATTTAAAACAGGAAAAAATACCCGGTGCAAGAATAATTGGTGGAGGATTTGGAGGCAGCGTACTTGTATTAGCAGGTGAGAATTTCCCGAAAATATTTAGCAAACTAAAAACGGTTTATGAAACAAGATATCCTTACAAAATTTCACTACTCAATATAACAAGTTCAAACGGCGTTGAAATTGTCGGTAAATAATATTACAACATTACAAAACAGGGAGCATTTTGACAATGCTCCCTTAAATTTGTTACCCGAAAATTTATTAATTAAATCCAGCCTCGAGCCTTCATTGCTTCCATGAGTCTTTCCACTGCCACTACATACACAGCTTTCCTGCTATCTATGCCCTTTTCCTTCATTGTTTCATAGACTTTATGGAACGCTCTTGTCATTATCTCATCTAACTTTTGATGAACTTCTCTCTCAGACCAATAATATCCCATTCTATTTTGAATCCACTCAAAATAAGAAACAGTAACTCCTCCAGCATTTGCAAGAACATCAGGTATAACAAATATTCCCTTTTTGAAGAGTATATTGTCTGCTTCTGGTGTCACAGGACCATTGGCAAGTTCAAGAATATATCTTGCTTTTATATTCTCAGCATTATTTTCGGTTATCACATTCTCAATAGCAGCTGGAACAAGTATATCTACATCTAATTCAAGTAATTCTTCATTGGTAATATTTTTTGTACCATTGAAATTAATAACACTTCCTGTTTTATTTTTGTGCTCCAATACAGCACCGTATGATAATCCGTGTTCTGTATAAATTCCTCCTCTTGAATCTGATACAGCTACAACTTTAACACCAACCTCACTTAAAAATCGTGCGGCAAATGAACCCGCATTTCCAAACCCCTGAACTGCAGCAGTTAATCCTTTAAAATCTTCCCCCCTAACTTTCAGTGCTTCTCTTAAAACAAAAAAACCTCCCCGCGCAGTGGCAGTTCCCCTTCCCTGAGAACCACCTACAACTTTTAATTTTCCCGTAATAACTCCCGGTTGGTAAGAACCTACAAGTTTACTGTATTCGTCCATCATCCAGGACATAATTTGTGAATTTGTGTACACATCAGGCGCGGGAATGTCCTGATCAGGACCAATGTATTTATAAATTGCATCTATATAACCTCTTGACAATCTTTCTAATTCCCCTTGCGAAAGTTCCTTGGGGTTAACTTTAATACCTCCCTTTCCTCCGCCATATGGTATACCAACCACAGCATTTTTTATTGACATCCAGGCAGATAATGCCATAACCTCGTCTTTTGTTACATCCGGATGATACCTTATGCCTCCTTTTGTAGGTCCAGGTGCAAAATTGTGCTGGGAACGCCAACCGGTAAACACCTTTATTGACCCATCATCCATTCGCACAGGAATGGAAACTTCAATGATTCTCATAGGTTTTCTAAGAATCTCAAAAGCCCCTTCTGGTGCATCTACATACTCAATAGCTCCTTCAAGTTGTTTGAGATAATTTTCAAAAGGATTCATTGCCATTCACTATCCCCCCCTGGTTGAAATTTGGCATCTTAAATATACTAAATTTGAGAAATTATAAAAAGATTGTCTATATGCAATTATTTTAAAATAATTAGCTCTAAGCAATTGTAATTATATTTAAACAGTTGTATTGAATAATTGGTGATTATTATTTTTTATTTGAACAAATAAAAAAGGCGCAGATAATCTGCGCCTTTTAAGCAAAATATATATGAAGCTCACACCCGTGCTGAAATAAGTTCCAACACATCCTTAACAGTTTTAATTTTTGACAGATCCTCATCCTCTACCTTAATATTGAACTCGTCCTCAAATGCCATAACAAGATCCACCATATCCAGAGAATCAGCCCCAAGATCATCTGTTAAACTCTTCTCATCAGTTACTTCTGAAACGTCAATACCTAACTGCTCGGCTATAATTTCCTTAATTTTTTGCTCAACTGACATAATACGCACCTCCTTGAAAAAGTTCAAGGTAAATAATACCACAATAAACAGTTAGTGTCAAGCAAGAAAGTTAAATGCGTTTAATTTAGATATATGCCGTTATGCATGTAAAATTCAA
This window encodes:
- a CDS encoding Glu/Leu/Phe/Val family dehydrogenase, producing MAMNPFENYLKQLEGAIEYVDAPEGAFEILRKPMRIIEVSIPVRMDDGSIKVFTGWRSQHNFAPGPTKGGIRYHPDVTKDEVMALSAWMSIKNAVVGIPYGGGKGGIKVNPKELSQGELERLSRGYIDAIYKYIGPDQDIPAPDVYTNSQIMSWMMDEYSKLVGSYQPGVITGKLKVVGGSQGRGTATARGGFFVLREALKVRGEDFKGLTAAVQGFGNAGSFAARFLSEVGVKVVAVSDSRGGIYTEHGLSYGAVLEHKNKTGSVINFNGTKNITNEELLELDVDILVPAAIENVITENNAENIKARYILELANGPVTPEADNILFKKGIFVIPDVLANAGGVTVSYFEWIQNRMGYYWSEREVHQKLDEIMTRAFHKVYETMKEKGIDSRKAVYVVAVERLMEAMKARGWI
- a CDS encoding galactokinase — protein: MKVRAPGRVNIIGEHTDYNGGFVLPFAINKYVNVEVKASNLYRFISKNMEPTVETKKLTRTNTWADYIIGILNIISETYKIDFVEFVISSDLPAGAGLSSSAALEVATAYAISKLFSLNLTKKEIALIAYRAENEFVGTKCGIMDQYTVALSKKDHALFIDTQIKNYKYIPLQINPYRFYIINSGIKHKLSNSEYNRRREECETALKILKKANFREITFNDLKKLQGIYKKRVQHVLEENDRVLKTINALKAGKSLEIGKYLYDSHKSLKELYEVSCEEIDFIVEYLKQEKIPGARIIGGGFGGSVLVLAGENFPKIFSKLKTVYETRYPYKISLLNITSSNGVEIVGK
- the acpP gene encoding acyl carrier protein encodes the protein MSVEQKIKEIIAEQLGIDVSEVTDEKSLTDDLGADSLDMVDLVMAFEDEFNIKVEDEDLSKIKTVKDVLELISARV
- the galT gene encoding galactose-1-phosphate uridylyltransferase — encoded protein: MLELRYNPLTDEWIIVSAFTQKRPTRPKTTECPICPGGVEFPGTYDLVSFDNKYPSLQLNPPNVVSESPILKRKPAKGNCEVIVYTSNHQSSLSEMPLLQIEKLIEMWVDRTRDLMQYNFVKYIFIFENRGQEVGASLEHPHGQLYAFPFIPIRISRKLDAFEKGYEEHKKCVICKILEEELSKKERIVYENETMITIVPFYARFPYEVHIYPKRHVDSFLYLSGQEKKDLAKALKIITMKYDRLFNIPFPYMMMFFQSPVNTKDFSRIFHFHVEFNPPKRDKNKIKWMASVETGTWTFINPKIPEEAAQELRNIKVEVK
- a CDS encoding glycoside hydrolase family 36 protein is translated as MKILGHSFEDGKITFEAENFVIRLKVKKIPEGYIISGEIKGKPKRVEIFRTEMPEIFFINNWQSWGPAKKMKRGEKLKIPEKILENFGYGFNPNPHLFEQNVVSDYFYGEKKLVVGFLSSKYAHPFFLFDGHEVVGYLDYFEATYEDFIPLEPLIILHGNLDDLLPVYAEYVKLKNNLQITKRNPVGWSSWYQYFSKLTWEDILKNLGLAKEYLYEVFQIDDSWEIDIGDWQPNEKFPPLEEMAKTIRKHGFIPGIWIAPFSVSETSLLAKNHKDWLVKDENDSPLLAYRNWNKNIYALDITNEEAAKWLKNIFKRLKDAGFEYFKIDFLFAGAIPGKRHLNISPIEAYRLGLKFIREVVEDSFILGCGAPLLPSVGLVDGMRIGPDTAPYYNPETPGAFIPNAFYALRNTITRYYMNGKWWWNDPDCLLLRNIDTELNLWEKKAYAFVSGMLNNMIIQSDDLSLSIERYLLDSALKLRGGRAFVKGLMEEVYEIFAEGTGIGNVKLRINLKKERSELSVDEKSIKLLKQVKTKGDGRKFNYYQQKGDDKDA